One genomic segment of Vespa crabro chromosome 3, iyVesCrab1.2, whole genome shotgun sequence includes these proteins:
- the LOC124422826 gene encoding flap endonuclease GEN, whose translation MGVKDLWNILSPLCERKPLFELQGKVIAIDLSCWIVDSQSITDNNIQPKMYLRNLYFRTAFLLTQGIIPVFVLEGKAPTLKHKTIEKRNNVRAGFQERKISRTGGRTNFNRILNECKELLRYMGIACVQSEGEAEAMCAYLNEDGLVDGCISQDSDCFLYGAKVVYRNFCMSAQGNRSGTGGAVDEYSIEKIENTLNLGRNKMIALALLCGCDYNEGVNGVGKEAALKYFKTVNDSCVLERIKSWRTDTNFEKMEADLLNPNLCTSCGHSGKLHKHTKSGCIECGTVIKCKDTYKEKRALILNEIQIIKKTRLKEDFPDQELLDEFLIRKHSVPSKLDLEWKQPQIDKYIDFVDKYLTWDPQYAFDKIFPLVTRWQLRYLPNISSDMYLSINNLFIPEKIKKVRNIKSIASYEIIWTDTTGIREKLKMYYDISDKENNSDDITNNELVTIEPQDIVLKCYPDLVESFETEKNKKKPPKRTANKRQRKLIKDKNINTIEEGNAKKSQRKTKKKLVEDKKNRKIDEFILQNRPLSLEESFERMSITPKRSKQGCDSIENNVNKNIDHNFVKYSKDGVKHPPQMRRVLELEKVNIKLDNTLDRMFLELSPEDFTSETEDADLNMTGIIDSLCNRYNFQDEYRDNEISNIIKNDSDNVIVSTSNQNLVEDMGSAKYDSIKCDHDVSITKCTMNDIPDEFDDIESYVPIYERIQRRCKKDTTRKSKRFSIARCSFDFDALMNETDIENI comes from the exons ATGGGTGTAAAAGATCTTTGGAATATTTTATCGCCTTTATGCGAGAGAAAACCGTTGTTTGAACTTCAAGGAAAAGTTATAGCAATTGACTTGAGTTGTTGGATAGTAGATAGTCAAAGCATCACTGATAATAACATTCAACCAAAAATGTATCTTAG GAATCTATATTTTCGTACAGCATTTCTTCTTACACAAGGAATAATACCAGTATTTGTATTAGAAGGGAAAGCACCAACATTGAAACACAAAactattgaaaaaagaaataatgttcGAGCTGGATTTcaggaaagaaagatttctAGGACAGGGGGAAGAactaattttaatagaattctTAATGAATGTAAAGAGCTACTTAGATATATGGGTATAGCATGTGTACAAAGTGAAGGTGAAGCTGAAGCTATGTGTGCTTATTTAAATGAGGATGGT cTTGTCGATGGTTGTATAAGTCAGGATAGTGATTGTTTTTTATATGGTGCAAAAGTTGTATACCGAAATTTTTGTATGAGCGCTCAAGGAAATAGATCTGGTACTGGTGGTGCTGTTGATGAGTAtagtatagaaaaaatagaaaatacattaaatttaggaagaaataaaatgatagcACTTGCTTTATTATGCGGGTGTGATTATAATGAAGGTGTAAATGGTGTAGGAAAAGAGGCagctttgaaatattttaaaactgTCAACGATTCTTGTGTTTTAGAAAG aataaAAAGTTGGCGTACTGATacgaattttgaaaaaatggaGGCAGATTTATTAAATCCTAATTTATGTACATCATGTGGTCACTCAGGAAAGTTACACAAACATACAAAATCAGGTTGCATAGAATGCGGTACTGTTATTAAATGCAAAGATACATATAA agagaaaagagcacttatattaaatgagatacaaattataaaaaagactCGTCTTAAAGAGGATTTTCCAGATCAAGAACTCTTAGATGAATTTCTTATTCGAAAACATTCTGTACCCTCCAAATTAGATTTAGAATGGAAACAGCcacaaatagataaatatatt gattttgttgataaatatttaacttgGGATCCACAATATGCGTTTGACAAAATTTTTCCTTTAGTAACAAGATGGCAGCTACGTTATCTACCAAATATTTCTTCTGATATGTATTtgtcgataaataatttatttatacctgaaaaaataaagaaagtacggaatataaaatctatcGCCAGTTATGAAATTATATGGACAGATACCACTGGTATAAGGGAGAAATTGAAAATGTACTATGATATatcagataaagaaaataacagtgacgatattacaaataatgaaCTTGTAACTATCGAGCCACAAGACATCGTCTTGAAATGTTATCCAGACTTAGTTGAATCTTTTGAAacggaaaagaataaaaaaaaaccaccAAAAAGAACTGCTAATAAACGGCAACGAAAgttaattaaagataaaaatattaataccatCGAAGAAGGTAACGCGAAAAAGTCTCAAAGAAAAACTAAGAAAAAACTTgtcgaagataaaaaaaatagaaagatcgATGAGTTTATCTTGCAAAATCGACCATTATCATTAGAAGAATCATTTGAAAGAATGAGTATAACGCCAAAAAGATCTAAACAAGGATGTGATTCTATCgagaataacgttaacaagaatattgatcacaatttcgtaaaatattcAAAGGATGGTGTTAAACATCCGCCTCAAATGAGAAGAGtattagaattagaaaaagttaatataaaattggaTAATACATTAGACAGAATGTTTCTTGAGCTTTCTCCTGAAGATTTTACGAGCGAAACTGAGGATGCCGATCTAAATATGACAGGGATAATAGATAGTTTATgcaatagatataattttcaagACGAATATAGAGATAATGAAATTtctaacataattaaaaatgattcagATAACGTAATCGTTTCAACGAGTAATCAAAATCTTGTTGAAGATATGGGAAGTGCAAAATATGACTCTATCAAATGTGATCATGATGTATCAATCACAAAATGTACAATGAACGATATTCCTGATGAATTTGATGATATAGAATCTTATGTAccaatatatgaaagaatacaAAGGAGATGTAAAAAGGATACGactagaaaaagtaaaagatttaGTATAGCAAGATGTAGTTTCGACTTTGATGCTCTTATGAATGAAAcagatatagaaaatatataa
- the LOC124422824 gene encoding uncharacterized protein LOC124422824 isoform X1, whose product MSGTSRKVKNPLLSAAGMGSPFEYYSENALLVPVTPATPAVLRDDTELDNFVGQESNQSQDSSVRRTVTKNELELKNSLSSEESKVSTNQPAKQGYFTSILSSLPNLSLSSTKPDSSGNRGNQRVEVATDKQDTNSYGHGSLPETSSFLALNPHDPYGGNQSGSGEVNVGVTTFVAPPQPTLPPTVPISTGGPVSYRLGNQRRLKYAPPPDLTSNTTKQYSNPSVQALLSSSNVPAPSSILNPNAVTIEQQVSNSSPPPSQTSVISPAEQLVTPEQLSRSTSLHGSFRSSPSTIGAFNNSSVASQSQNSFGESSFTTGPPGHPVSSSRSIPPRNLDPATPQNTPANASSSFGFYINQPDSFMRTGSTSYSEKEQEPTDNRYIHNQDIYKPGSANTTLDVSKTQSLISPVINTFRPISAAKVTEKLEHFLAEQKEGSPSGVSSDFSSEVTNITSQIGNEVKTPTDLQSILQSSSKSNEDLNKIKSSDELSNVDLSLSDVPLNKNSFDNFNSSENIQDFKAIQNITLDTQTNKLDPIPQEQLNQTQSLSALPLNNVFLEKTSESTVNLNPGSIQEESRSSSETVGPSLSAFFEPVNNKTNYPSFHPQQSDNGINFNKVSNIDPHKRQEYSTFNQQSTNTTLAIPQPIWNPNQNNSAHDDQVPQPPQFYNPAQLMGETYKYQYPGSIYVPTTDSVFNSQTHTFVAQSSKLEESRNVVPNNDFIYAQLSHSMATTIPESTGSATLSPIQLTASPLSGRTTPDGIPQSLQNLALGIPTGRMQYRAIYHHWFYRKEVENKVLWLPFSMQDSLRLEDVHNSSEITTETTVATDGGRYDVDILRRQRSPVYWTGPSTEVRRCSWFYKGPSESRYIPYEESIAAKLEEEYKHACITLSWNRRIDLNNGEYIIFHSANVQMHYLQPNSPDASASWSTTTDSEDGYLQGGGARPRVIKRGVDEFTIDEGEPEKVDHLLFLVHGIGSVCDLKFRTVEEVVDEFRSISLQLVQSHYRTASEQGIVNRVEVLPISWHTTLHSDTGIDKKLKAITLESIPKLRHFTNDTLLDILFYTSPIYCQTIMQTVGNELNRLYILFKERNQDFKGEVYLGGHSLGSLIMFDLLCHQKPLAAEEVEGEKDVEVNSETGVENENIGPIQPLPAPILKRRLSKKISYVMGAAGTGQPYIHYPQLNFHPRAFFAFGSPIGMFVTVRGIDTLGENFVLPTCPAFFNIFHPFDPVAYRVESLINPEAHKYRPMLIPHHKGRKRMHLELKETMARVGADLKQKLIDSVRNTWNSVYQLAHFHKPDNNTLEREIDKVVEEQLQQSPSMPEQQNNGDDGGDDIKIGNLNGGRRIDYVLQEAPFEYINEYIFALTSHVCYWESEDTMLMILKEIYGSMGIQTDAQLPQQTLSIERPPPSLSSSTSGSVKNDSTVPVIGIDPTAPISNKSIGPPPTTGFVRKS is encoded by the exons atgagtGGAACGTCGCGCAAAGTGAAAAATCCATTGCTCTCAGCAGCTGGTATGGGATCAccttttgaatattattcgGAAAATGCTCTACTTGTACCAGTTACACCTGCAACACCTGCAGTACTTAGAGACG atactgaGCTAGACAACTTCGTGGGACAGGAGTCTAATCAGTCTCAGGACTCGTCGGTGAGGCGGACAGTTACGAAGAACGAATTAGAACTTAAGAATTCTCTAAGTTCAGAGGAGTCAAAGGTGTCGACGAATCAGCCAGCGAAACAAGGTTACTTCACATCAATTCTCTCGTCTTTACCGAACTTGTCCTTGTCTTCGACCAAACCTGATTCTTCGGGAAATCGAGGGAATCAAAGAGTCGAAGTCGCTACTGACAAACAGGATACAAATTCTTACGGCCATGGTTCATTACCGGAAACGTCGTCGTTCTTAGCGCTTAATCCTCACGATCCTTACGGTGGAAACCAATCAGGATCTGGTGAGGTTAATGTAGGAGTGACAACTTTTGTAGCTCCTCCACAACCAACTCTTCCACCAACTGTACCGATCTCAACAGGCG gTCCAGTTTCTTATCGACTTGGCAATCAGCGACGTTTAAAATATGCTCCACCTCCTGACTTAACATCAAACACTACGAAACAATATTCGAATCCATCTGTACAAGCTCTGCTATCATCTTCAAACGTACCAGCACCGTCAAGTATATTAAATCCAAATGCAGTGACAATTGAACAGCAGGTTTCGAACAGTAGCCCTCCACCGTCGCAAACTTCTGTAATCTCTCCTGCGGAACAGCTCGTAACACCGGAACAACTTTCACGAAGTACGTCCCTTCATGGATCGTTTAGATCCAGTCCTTCGACAATAGGAGCATTCAACAATTCTAGCGTGGCTTCTCAAAGTCAAAATTCTTTCGGTGAAAGTTCTTTTACAACCGGCCCACCCGGACATCCAGTTTCTTCATCGAGGTCGATACCTCCACGAAATTTAGATCCCGCCACACCTCAAAATACTCCGGCTAAcgcttcctcttctttcggTTTTTATATCAATCAGCCGGATTCATTTATGCGAACTGGATCAACATCTTATAGCGAGAAAGAGCAAGAACCCACGGACAATAGATATATCCATAATCAAGATATTTATAAGCCAGGATCGGCCAATACAACTTTGGATGTTTCAAAGACACAATCGCTTATATCTCCAGTAATTAACACGTTCAGACCTATTTCAGCAGCTAAAGTGACAGAAAAATTAGAACATTTCTTAGCTGAGCAAAAGGAAGGATCACCATCCGGTGTTTCGTCGGATTTTTCTTCCGAAGTAACTAATATAACATCACAAATTGGAAATGAGGTAAAGACTCCTACCGATTTGCAAAGTATACTTCAATCTTCTAGCAAATCAAACGAggatttgaataaaataaaatcgagcGACGAATTATCGAACGTCGACTTATCTTTATCCGATGTACCTTTGAATAAAAACTccttcgataattttaattcatctGAAAATATTCAAGATTTTAAAgcaatacaaaatattacattggacacacaaacaaataaattagatCCAATCCCTCAAGAACAACTTAATCAGACGCAATCATTGTCTGCTTTACCTTTGAACAATGTTTTCCTAGAGAAAACATCGGAATCAACTGTAAATTTAAATCCTGGATCGATTCAAGAAGAATCCAGATCAAGCTCCGAAACCGTCGGTCCATCTTTAAGTGCATTTTTTGAACCAGTAAACAATAAAACAAACTATCCTTCATTTCATCCTCAACAAAGTGATAAcggtataaattttaataaagtatCAAATATCGATCCACATAAGAGACAAGAATATTCTACTTTTAATCAACAATCAACAAATACTACATTAGCAATTCCCCAACCAATTTGGAACCCTAATCAAAACAATTCAGCACACGACGATCAAGTTCCACAACCTCCTCAATTTTATAATCCTGCACAGTTAATGGGCGAAACTTACAAATATCAATATCCTGGAAGTATATATGTACCAACGACCGATTCTGTATTCAATAGTCAAACGCACACATTTGTTGCTCAATCTTCGAAATTGGAAGAATCTCGAAACGTTGTTCCcaataacgattttatatatgcaCAACTTTCGCATTCTATGGCTACAACAATACCGGAATCTACAGGGTCTGCTACACTTAGTCCAATTCAATTAACAGCAAGTCCATTAAGTGGTCGTACGACACCAGACGGTATACCTCAGAGTCTTCAAAACTtg GCTCTTGGTATTCCAACAGGACGAATGCAGTACAGAGCGATATATCATCACTGGTTCTATCGTAAGGAGGTGGAAAATAAAGTACTATGGCTTCCGTTTTCTATGCAGGATAGTTTGCGACTGGAAGATGTACACAATTCTAGTGAGATCACTACTGAGACTACAGTAGCTACCGATGGTGGTCGTTATGACGTAGATATTCTCAGACGTCAAAGGTCTCCTGTTTACTGGACGGGACCTTCGACTGAAGTGAGAAGATGTTCTTGGTTTTACAAAGGACCGTCAGAATCGAGATATATCCCTTACGAGGAGAGTATAGCCGCGAAGCttgaagaagaatataaacatGCTTGTATCACACTTTCTTGGAATCGACGGATCGATCTAAATAATGgggaatatattatttttcatagtgCAAACGTACAAATGCATTACTTGCAACCAAATTCTCCAGATGCTAGTGCCTCTTGGTCTACTACCACT GACTCAGAGGACGGATATTTGCAGGGTGGAGGTGCTAGACCACGAGTAATTAAAAGAGGTGTCGATGAATTTACTATAGATGAAGGTGAACCAGAGAAAGTCgatcatcttcttttcttggTTCATGGTATAGGAAGTGTTTGTGATTTAAAATTTAGAACCGTCGAAGAAGTTG tTGACGAGTTTCGCAGTATATCATTGCAATTAGTGCAATCACATTACCGCACTGCCAGCGAACAAGGAATCGTAAATAGAGTAGAAGTTTTACCAATTTCATGGCATACAACTTTACATTCTGATACTGGGATTGATAAAAAGTTGAAGGCTATTACTTTGGAAAGTATACCAAAGTTACGACATTTTACAAATGATACTTTGCTCGATATACTTTTCTACACTAGTCCGATATATTGTCAAACGATCATGCAAACGGTTGGAAACGAGTTGAAtagattgtatatattattcaagGAACGGAATCAAGACTTCAAAGGGGAAGTTTATTTGGGTGGTCATTCTTTAGGTAGTTTGATAATGTTTGATTTATTGTGTCATCAGAAACCTCTGGCGGCAGAGGAGGTTGAAGGGGAAAAGGATGTCGAAGTTAACAGTGAGACAGGAGTG gaaaatgaaaatattggtCCTATACAACCATTGCCAGCACCGATTTTAAAAAGGCGTCTCAGTAAAAAAATTAGTTATGTAATGGGTGCTGCTGGAACTGGACAACCTTATATACATTATCCTCAATTAAACTTTCATCCACGTGCTTTCTTTGCTTTCGGTAGTCCAATTGGTATGTTCGTAACGGTTCGAGGCATCGATACGCTTGGGGAAAACTTCGTCTTACCCACTTGTCCAGCTTTCTTCAATATATTCCATCCATTTGACCCGGTTGCTTATAGAGTGGAGTCTCTCATTAATCCAGAAGCTCATAAATATCGGCCCATGTTAATACCACATCATAAAGGCAGGAAGAGAATGCATTTGG AATTGAAAGAGACGATGGCACGAGTGGGAGCTGATCTGAAACAGAAATTGATCGATTCTGTTAGGAATACGTGGAATTCCGTTTATCAACTCGCACATTTTCATAAACCAGATAATAATACTCTCGAGCGAGAGATCGATAAGGTCGTCGAGGAACAATTACAGCAGTCACCGAGTATGCCAGAACAACAGAAtaatggtgatgatggtggcgatgatataaaaataggaaATTTGAATGGTGGTCGACGTATAGATTATGTTCTCCAAGAAGCACCATTCGAATATATCAACGAGTATATTTTTGCTTTAACGAGTCATGTTTGTTATTG gGAATCTGAAGATACtatgttaatgatattaaaagaaatttatggaTCGATGGGTATACAAACTGATGCTCAACTTCCTCAACAAACTTTATCTATTGAACGACCACCACCATCTTTGTCATCGTCAACTTCTGGCTCTGTTAAAAACGATTCAACGGTACCTGTAATAGGCATAGATCCTACAGCACCTATTTCCAATAAATCCATTGGACCACCACCTACAACTGGTTTCGTGAGAAAATCGTGA
- the LOC124422824 gene encoding uncharacterized protein LOC124422824 isoform X2, whose amino-acid sequence MSGTSRKVKNPLLSAAGMGSPFEYYSENALLVPVTPATPAVLRDDTELDNFVGQESNQSQDSSVRRTVTKNELELKNSLSSEESKVSTNQPAKQGYFTSILSSLPNLSLSSTKPDSSGNRGNQRVEVATDKQDTNSYGHGSLPETSSFLALNPHDPYGGNQSGSGEVNVGVTTFVAPPQPTLPPTVPISTGGPVSYRLGNQRRLKYAPPPDLTSNTTKQYSNPSVQALLSSSNVPAPSSILNPNAVTIEQQVSNSSPPPSQTSVISPAEQLVTPEQLSRSTSLHGSFRSSPSTIGAFNNSSVASQSQNSFGESSFTTGPPGHPVSSSRSIPPRNLDPATPQNTPANASSSFGFYINQPDSFMRTGSTSYSEKEQEPTDNRYIHNQDIYKPGSANTTLDVSKTQSLISPVINTFRPISAAKVTEKLEHFLAEQKEGSPSGVSSDFSSEVTNITSQIGNEVKTPTDLQSILQSSSKSNEDLNKIKSSDELSNVDLSLSDVPLNKNSFDNFNSSENIQDFKAIQNITLDTQTNKLDPIPQEQLNQTQSLSALPLNNVFLEKTSESTVNLNPGSIQEESRSSSETVGPSLSAFFEPVNNKTNYPSFHPQQSDNGINFNKVSNIDPHKRQEYSTFNQQSTNTTLAIPQPIWNPNQNNSAHDDQVPQPPQFYNPAQLMGETYKYQYPGSIYVPTTDSVFNSQTHTFVAQSSKLEESRNVVPNNDFIYAQLSHSMATTIPESTGSATLSPIQLTASPLSGRTTPDGIPQSLQNLALGIPTGRMQYRAIYHHWFYRKEVENKVLWLPFSMQDSLRLEDVHNSSEITTETTVATDGGRYDVDILRRQRSPVYWTGPSTEVRRCSWFYKGPSESRYIPYEESIAAKLEEEYKHACITLSWNRRIDLNNGEYIIFHSANVQMHYLQPNSPDASASWSTTTGGGARPRVIKRGVDEFTIDEGEPEKVDHLLFLVHGIGSVCDLKFRTVEEVVDEFRSISLQLVQSHYRTASEQGIVNRVEVLPISWHTTLHSDTGIDKKLKAITLESIPKLRHFTNDTLLDILFYTSPIYCQTIMQTVGNELNRLYILFKERNQDFKGEVYLGGHSLGSLIMFDLLCHQKPLAAEEVEGEKDVEVNSETGVENENIGPIQPLPAPILKRRLSKKISYVMGAAGTGQPYIHYPQLNFHPRAFFAFGSPIGMFVTVRGIDTLGENFVLPTCPAFFNIFHPFDPVAYRVESLINPEAHKYRPMLIPHHKGRKRMHLELKETMARVGADLKQKLIDSVRNTWNSVYQLAHFHKPDNNTLEREIDKVVEEQLQQSPSMPEQQNNGDDGGDDIKIGNLNGGRRIDYVLQEAPFEYINEYIFALTSHVCYWESEDTMLMILKEIYGSMGIQTDAQLPQQTLSIERPPPSLSSSTSGSVKNDSTVPVIGIDPTAPISNKSIGPPPTTGFVRKS is encoded by the exons atgagtGGAACGTCGCGCAAAGTGAAAAATCCATTGCTCTCAGCAGCTGGTATGGGATCAccttttgaatattattcgGAAAATGCTCTACTTGTACCAGTTACACCTGCAACACCTGCAGTACTTAGAGACG atactgaGCTAGACAACTTCGTGGGACAGGAGTCTAATCAGTCTCAGGACTCGTCGGTGAGGCGGACAGTTACGAAGAACGAATTAGAACTTAAGAATTCTCTAAGTTCAGAGGAGTCAAAGGTGTCGACGAATCAGCCAGCGAAACAAGGTTACTTCACATCAATTCTCTCGTCTTTACCGAACTTGTCCTTGTCTTCGACCAAACCTGATTCTTCGGGAAATCGAGGGAATCAAAGAGTCGAAGTCGCTACTGACAAACAGGATACAAATTCTTACGGCCATGGTTCATTACCGGAAACGTCGTCGTTCTTAGCGCTTAATCCTCACGATCCTTACGGTGGAAACCAATCAGGATCTGGTGAGGTTAATGTAGGAGTGACAACTTTTGTAGCTCCTCCACAACCAACTCTTCCACCAACTGTACCGATCTCAACAGGCG gTCCAGTTTCTTATCGACTTGGCAATCAGCGACGTTTAAAATATGCTCCACCTCCTGACTTAACATCAAACACTACGAAACAATATTCGAATCCATCTGTACAAGCTCTGCTATCATCTTCAAACGTACCAGCACCGTCAAGTATATTAAATCCAAATGCAGTGACAATTGAACAGCAGGTTTCGAACAGTAGCCCTCCACCGTCGCAAACTTCTGTAATCTCTCCTGCGGAACAGCTCGTAACACCGGAACAACTTTCACGAAGTACGTCCCTTCATGGATCGTTTAGATCCAGTCCTTCGACAATAGGAGCATTCAACAATTCTAGCGTGGCTTCTCAAAGTCAAAATTCTTTCGGTGAAAGTTCTTTTACAACCGGCCCACCCGGACATCCAGTTTCTTCATCGAGGTCGATACCTCCACGAAATTTAGATCCCGCCACACCTCAAAATACTCCGGCTAAcgcttcctcttctttcggTTTTTATATCAATCAGCCGGATTCATTTATGCGAACTGGATCAACATCTTATAGCGAGAAAGAGCAAGAACCCACGGACAATAGATATATCCATAATCAAGATATTTATAAGCCAGGATCGGCCAATACAACTTTGGATGTTTCAAAGACACAATCGCTTATATCTCCAGTAATTAACACGTTCAGACCTATTTCAGCAGCTAAAGTGACAGAAAAATTAGAACATTTCTTAGCTGAGCAAAAGGAAGGATCACCATCCGGTGTTTCGTCGGATTTTTCTTCCGAAGTAACTAATATAACATCACAAATTGGAAATGAGGTAAAGACTCCTACCGATTTGCAAAGTATACTTCAATCTTCTAGCAAATCAAACGAggatttgaataaaataaaatcgagcGACGAATTATCGAACGTCGACTTATCTTTATCCGATGTACCTTTGAATAAAAACTccttcgataattttaattcatctGAAAATATTCAAGATTTTAAAgcaatacaaaatattacattggacacacaaacaaataaattagatCCAATCCCTCAAGAACAACTTAATCAGACGCAATCATTGTCTGCTTTACCTTTGAACAATGTTTTCCTAGAGAAAACATCGGAATCAACTGTAAATTTAAATCCTGGATCGATTCAAGAAGAATCCAGATCAAGCTCCGAAACCGTCGGTCCATCTTTAAGTGCATTTTTTGAACCAGTAAACAATAAAACAAACTATCCTTCATTTCATCCTCAACAAAGTGATAAcggtataaattttaataaagtatCAAATATCGATCCACATAAGAGACAAGAATATTCTACTTTTAATCAACAATCAACAAATACTACATTAGCAATTCCCCAACCAATTTGGAACCCTAATCAAAACAATTCAGCACACGACGATCAAGTTCCACAACCTCCTCAATTTTATAATCCTGCACAGTTAATGGGCGAAACTTACAAATATCAATATCCTGGAAGTATATATGTACCAACGACCGATTCTGTATTCAATAGTCAAACGCACACATTTGTTGCTCAATCTTCGAAATTGGAAGAATCTCGAAACGTTGTTCCcaataacgattttatatatgcaCAACTTTCGCATTCTATGGCTACAACAATACCGGAATCTACAGGGTCTGCTACACTTAGTCCAATTCAATTAACAGCAAGTCCATTAAGTGGTCGTACGACACCAGACGGTATACCTCAGAGTCTTCAAAACTtg GCTCTTGGTATTCCAACAGGACGAATGCAGTACAGAGCGATATATCATCACTGGTTCTATCGTAAGGAGGTGGAAAATAAAGTACTATGGCTTCCGTTTTCTATGCAGGATAGTTTGCGACTGGAAGATGTACACAATTCTAGTGAGATCACTACTGAGACTACAGTAGCTACCGATGGTGGTCGTTATGACGTAGATATTCTCAGACGTCAAAGGTCTCCTGTTTACTGGACGGGACCTTCGACTGAAGTGAGAAGATGTTCTTGGTTTTACAAAGGACCGTCAGAATCGAGATATATCCCTTACGAGGAGAGTATAGCCGCGAAGCttgaagaagaatataaacatGCTTGTATCACACTTTCTTGGAATCGACGGATCGATCTAAATAATGgggaatatattatttttcatagtgCAAACGTACAAATGCATTACTTGCAACCAAATTCTCCAGATGCTAGTGCCTCTTGGTCTACTACCACT GGTGGAGGTGCTAGACCACGAGTAATTAAAAGAGGTGTCGATGAATTTACTATAGATGAAGGTGAACCAGAGAAAGTCgatcatcttcttttcttggTTCATGGTATAGGAAGTGTTTGTGATTTAAAATTTAGAACCGTCGAAGAAGTTG tTGACGAGTTTCGCAGTATATCATTGCAATTAGTGCAATCACATTACCGCACTGCCAGCGAACAAGGAATCGTAAATAGAGTAGAAGTTTTACCAATTTCATGGCATACAACTTTACATTCTGATACTGGGATTGATAAAAAGTTGAAGGCTATTACTTTGGAAAGTATACCAAAGTTACGACATTTTACAAATGATACTTTGCTCGATATACTTTTCTACACTAGTCCGATATATTGTCAAACGATCATGCAAACGGTTGGAAACGAGTTGAAtagattgtatatattattcaagGAACGGAATCAAGACTTCAAAGGGGAAGTTTATTTGGGTGGTCATTCTTTAGGTAGTTTGATAATGTTTGATTTATTGTGTCATCAGAAACCTCTGGCGGCAGAGGAGGTTGAAGGGGAAAAGGATGTCGAAGTTAACAGTGAGACAGGAGTG gaaaatgaaaatattggtCCTATACAACCATTGCCAGCACCGATTTTAAAAAGGCGTCTCAGTAAAAAAATTAGTTATGTAATGGGTGCTGCTGGAACTGGACAACCTTATATACATTATCCTCAATTAAACTTTCATCCACGTGCTTTCTTTGCTTTCGGTAGTCCAATTGGTATGTTCGTAACGGTTCGAGGCATCGATACGCTTGGGGAAAACTTCGTCTTACCCACTTGTCCAGCTTTCTTCAATATATTCCATCCATTTGACCCGGTTGCTTATAGAGTGGAGTCTCTCATTAATCCAGAAGCTCATAAATATCGGCCCATGTTAATACCACATCATAAAGGCAGGAAGAGAATGCATTTGG AATTGAAAGAGACGATGGCACGAGTGGGAGCTGATCTGAAACAGAAATTGATCGATTCTGTTAGGAATACGTGGAATTCCGTTTATCAACTCGCACATTTTCATAAACCAGATAATAATACTCTCGAGCGAGAGATCGATAAGGTCGTCGAGGAACAATTACAGCAGTCACCGAGTATGCCAGAACAACAGAAtaatggtgatgatggtggcgatgatataaaaataggaaATTTGAATGGTGGTCGACGTATAGATTATGTTCTCCAAGAAGCACCATTCGAATATATCAACGAGTATATTTTTGCTTTAACGAGTCATGTTTGTTATTG gGAATCTGAAGATACtatgttaatgatattaaaagaaatttatggaTCGATGGGTATACAAACTGATGCTCAACTTCCTCAACAAACTTTATCTATTGAACGACCACCACCATCTTTGTCATCGTCAACTTCTGGCTCTGTTAAAAACGATTCAACGGTACCTGTAATAGGCATAGATCCTACAGCACCTATTTCCAATAAATCCATTGGACCACCACCTACAACTGGTTTCGTGAGAAAATCGTGA